The genomic region TTCCCACAAATTCGCATTGGCCAGATTTACTACAGTCTTCTAGCTTCTTTATAGTATCTGCATAAGAAGAATCTCTGCTGGCAAAGTAAGACCTTGGATAATATAACGATAGCTTGTTCACATCTATTCCTCCTGGTAAAGAGACGTTAATTATTAACTCCATCTCCGGATTTTCCACCTTTAGTTCTTTACCGTTGCTCAAAACTTTAACGTTAAATTTTAATTTGTAAACATTTAACGGTACAATTTGACTGGATATAAATCTGGAAAATATAAGACCGTAAATTCTATAATGATTTAAAGTAAGCCTCTTAGGCAATTCTAGTTCTCCTTCTTCTATTAAAGCTCTTAATTGGCTCTCATCCAATGGTCTAGTAGGTCTAATAGCTTCATGTGCACCGCCTTCTCCCCAAGTTCTTGGCTTAAATATCTCCTTATATTTATCCTCAAGTACTTCTTTTAGATAATTCTCCGCAACAGCAATTCCCGTGTTAGAAATCCTAGTGCTATCTGTTCTATGATATGTTATTAAACCCATTTCAAAAAGATCTTGGGCTACCCTCATTGCTTCTGGAGCAGAAATTCCGTACAAATTGGATGCATCAGAAAGCATCTCGTCAGTCGTATATGGAGGCATAGGGCCAAATGTTTCTGACGACTTTGATATATTATAGACCACAACTTTAACATCATTTTTGTCTAAGTCTGCTTGCTTAGGGACAAGAACTGAAAGAGAATTAAGGAACTTAACTATAAATACTGTCCTTTTAGTTTCATTATACTTATTATACCTGTTTATAACCCAGCCTAATACTGGAGTTTGAACTCTTCCTGCACTTAAGTTTTTATTCTCTCCGCAGTCAGTTCTCTTTAATACTTCAGAACAGTACTGTGGCCAAAAAACAGTTTGCAGCTTGCTCGAGAGACTAAAACCTATCCATCTATCCTCAACTCTCCTTACAACTTGGGACTGCAACAGCGGTATAGAGAATTGTCTAGAATTATTTATTGCTTCTACTATTGCTCTCCTAGTTACTTCATGAAATTCTGCTCTTTTTATATTTGGATTATAAGGCCTTAAAGCTAAATATAAATCCCAAGAGATTTTTTCTCCTTCAACATCAGGATCTGTTCCAATTAAAATTTCATCGGCTTCCAATGCTAGTTGCCTAAATGAATTAATAACATCAATCTTATCTTTTATAATAGTTGACCCACACGTTGGGCACTTATTACCCTCAGCATATTCAGTGAATTGATGCCCATTGTTACATCTCTTTATTGTATTATAATATGGTATAAACTCTAGGTTCGAATTCTTTCTTACTTCTATTCCATGAATTCCTATATTTTTAGTAGTTAGATCATAAACATGTCCTCCACTTGCAGTAACCATTAATACTTTATCACCTATTACGGTCTCGTATATTATTGCTCCATTGAATACTCTTATACTCGGTTTAGAGAAGAAGTTAGATATTGTTTTGGCCTTATTAGGAGATTCTACAATAAATAATACTGTTTTTATATTTTTAACTGACGCTGAAGTTAAAAGGCCTTCCTTCTTTATTTTTCTTATTTTCTCTCTTTCAGAATCAATTCTCTTAAGTATTTCATGTAAATTATTATTTCCTATTTTATTATTATCTATATCAAATAGATTCCAGTTTACTTCATCTAAAACAATAGATAGACGTCTATTTAAGAGTTCAAATAATCTTGGATTATCTACCAGTAAAACGGATAACCCAGTTGTTAATTCTCCCCCAAAAATCCTTGAAGTTCTACCACTAGCTTGAATGTAAGTTAAATAATCTGGAGTTGAAATATATCCATTATTTATTGAAATTTCCCCTATTTCTGCAATTTTTTCTAGGATTTCCTCATTTCTTAAATATTTATTGGTTAAATCGTACGCCTCTTGGATATACTTGTCTTCAATTTTACCACTTTTTACAGAATTTGCAAGCATTACCAATGCCGCAGGAGATATACGCCTTAACTTGTTTCTTACTATCCTTAA from Acidianus ambivalens harbors:
- the rgy gene encoding reverse gyrase: MSEDLPNLVYMNSCPNCGGEITANRLYKGSACEKCIKEDIQFNSVYDLALYLLKNKNLINLRSPYEILKELKEVERLFKRVLGSPPLGPQRSWIVRALRGESFAIIAPPGLGKTTFGILMSLYFAEKQRKTLMIFPTKTLVNQVVQRIQEMSKSLEEVPKLVYYYSGITQSQKSELNKILESGDFDIFVSTSRYIINNVDYISTKDYKYLFVDDVDSVLKSSKSARAVLKLVGFTEDDIQNVRELLRKSKNSEEVYDEIRKIREKKSGDKIAIFSSATITKGNPVFSALMGFRPGSAVIYLRNVIDSYVQLSSATDEEIIDIVNKIVNKLGSGGLIFVPIDKGVSFANEIASSISGLKAEAISSTSITKLDKFEKGEIDVLVGVATHYGILVRGIDIPWRIRYAVFAGIPRFRFKIGETMHPLAMLKMLTLISLVSKDEEVTKILRIVRNKLRRISPAALVMLANSVKSGKIEDKYIQEAYDLTNKYLRNEEILEKIAEIGEISINNGYISTPDYLTYIQASGRTSRIFGGELTTGLSVLLVDNPRLFELLNRRLSIVLDEVNWNLFDIDNNKIGNNNLHEILKRIDSEREKIRKIKKEGLLTSASVKNIKTVLFIVESPNKAKTISNFFSKPSIRVFNGAIIYETVIGDKVLMVTASGGHVYDLTTKNIGIHGIEVRKNSNLEFIPYYNTIKRCNNGHQFTEYAEGNKCPTCGSTIIKDKIDVINSFRQLALEADEILIGTDPDVEGEKISWDLYLALRPYNPNIKRAEFHEVTRRAIVEAINNSRQFSIPLLQSQVVRRVEDRWIGFSLSSKLQTVFWPQYCSEVLKRTDCGENKNLSAGRVQTPVLGWVINRYNKYNETKRTVFIVKFLNSLSVLVPKQADLDKNDVKVVVYNISKSSETFGPMPPYTTDEMLSDASNLYGISAPEAMRVAQDLFEMGLITYHRTDSTRISNTGIAVAENYLKEVLEDKYKEIFKPRTWGEGGAHEAIRPTRPLDESQLRALIEEGELELPKRLTLNHYRIYGLIFSRFISSQIVPLNVYKLKFNVKVLSNGKELKVENPEMELIINVSLPGGIDVNKLSLYYPRSYFASRDSSYADTIKKLEDCSKSGQCEFVGSISSSFVKSDYQLYTQGELITEMKNKKIGRPSTYATIIATLLKRGYMLESKKVKRLVPSKLGINVYNFLTSKYSKFVSEERTRQLLELMDLIEDGKEDYRQVLKQLYDEIQSIG